The Corynebacterium sphenisci DSM 44792 genome includes the window CTCCTCCTACGCCGACGAGGCCACGCTGCGCCGGCTGCTGGACTCCGGCGCGCTGCCGGGGCGGGGGCCCCTGGCGCAGTGGCGCCGGCCGACCCGGCGCTGACCCGGCGGCCGGATCGGCGGCGGGGCGCGGCGCGGGCGGTTACCGGGTCGCGTACGCGCCCGGGTCGAAGCGCCGGGTCAGGCCCCGGAACTTCACCGTGGAGAAGGGCCACACCGCCGGGGCGTTGCCCTGGTCGTCGAGGTACCAGGAGTTGCAGCCGGCGACCCAGGCGGTCTTCGGCAGCCGGGCGCGCAGCTCGGCGTTGTAGCCCTCCTGCGCCTCGGCGGTGACGTCGGCGACCGCGGCGCCGCGGCGGCGCCGCCAGCGCAGCTTGCGCACCACGTAGTTCACCTGGCCCTCGATCATGAGCAGCATGGAGGAGTGGCCGAGCCCGGTGGCCGGGCCGAACATCACGTTCATGTTGGGGAAGCCGTGCACCGTGGTGCCCTTGTAGGCGGCCATCCCGTCCCGGCGCCAGGTCTCCGCCAGGGAGATCCCCTCGACGCCGTGGATGAGCTCGAAGGCCGGGGAGTCGGTGACGTTGAAGCCGGTGCACACGATGAGCACGTCGATCTCGCGCTCCACCCCGTCGCGGTCCACGATGGAATGCGCCCGCACCTCGTCGATCCCGGCGGTGACCAGGTCCACGTGCTCCCGGGCGATCGCCGGGTAGTACGTGTTCGAGATGAGCATCCGCTTGCAGCCCAGCCGGTAGTCGGGGGTGAGCTTGGCGCGGGTGTCCTTGTCCCGCACCTGCGCCCGCAGCATCGCCAGGGAGACCATCTTCACCGGGTCCAGGGCCCATTCCGCGGTGGTGGTCAGCCCGGGCACCTGCAGCTCCCGGAAGAACCAGTCCTGGGCCCGGACCACCCGGCGCAGGCCCGGCACCTTCGCCAGCAGCCCGCGCTCGACCCCGGTGTAGGGCCGGTCGAAGCGGGGGATCACGTAGGGGGGCGTGCGCTGGTAGACGTCCAGGGAGGCCACCTGGTCGACGATGGCCGGGATCACCTGGATCGCGGAGGCGCCGGTGCCGATCACGGCGACCCGCTTGCCGGCGAGGCTCACCGAGTGGTCCCAGCGGGCGGAGTGGAAGATCTCCCCGGCGAAGTCGCCGATGCCGGGGATGTCCGGCATCCGCGGCTCGCACAGGGCGCCGACGCCGAGGATGAGCTCCCCGGCCCGCCAGCGGATGGTCCGCCCCTCCGGATCGGGCACCACGTTGCCGTCGTCGAGGACGCGCACCCCGCGGGTGCTGACCTCCCACACCGCCTCGGCGTCGTTCCAGGTGGCGTCGGTCATCTCGGTGCGGAAGGAGATGTGCGGGTGCACCCCGTCGGCCACGGCCGCGGAGAGCTGGTAGCTGTGGATCTCCGGCTGGGTGGCGAAGCTGCGGGACCAGT containing:
- a CDS encoding flavin-containing monooxygenase; amino-acid sequence: MTTAATTSAATAHPAVDETREREVLVIGAGFSGLIAGAALMRAGIDDFTIIERSDSVGGTWRDNSYPGAACDVPSHLYSLSHRQDFDWSRSFATQPEIHSYQLSAAVADGVHPHISFRTEMTDATWNDAEAVWEVSTRGVRVLDDGNVVPDPEGRTIRWRAGELILGVGALCEPRMPDIPGIGDFAGEIFHSARWDHSVSLAGKRVAVIGTGASAIQVIPAIVDQVASLDVYQRTPPYVIPRFDRPYTGVERGLLAKVPGLRRVVRAQDWFFRELQVPGLTTTAEWALDPVKMVSLAMLRAQVRDKDTRAKLTPDYRLGCKRMLISNTYYPAIAREHVDLVTAGIDEVRAHSIVDRDGVEREIDVLIVCTGFNVTDSPAFELIHGVEGISLAETWRRDGMAAYKGTTVHGFPNMNVMFGPATGLGHSSMLLMIEGQVNYVVRKLRWRRRRGAAVADVTAEAQEGYNAELRARLPKTAWVAGCNSWYLDDQGNAPAVWPFSTVKFRGLTRRFDPGAYATR